CTATGGAGAGCAGCTTTTCACACCCTTTCTGTCCACACTCGGGGCAATCTGCTGTGGTTTCTTTGCCGGGCATGACCAGTTCGTCAAATTCTTTACCGCATTTGGGACACTTG
Above is a genomic segment from Maridesulfovibrio sp. containing:
- a CDS encoding zinc ribbon domain-containing protein, coding for MPIYEFKCPKCGKEFDELVMPGKETTADCPECGQKGCEKLLSIGNVRPNGIPKGMGGYRVPPCKMGEK